The following are from one region of the Chionomys nivalis chromosome 16, mChiNiv1.1, whole genome shotgun sequence genome:
- the LOC130888164 gene encoding protein tyrosine phosphatase type IVA 2-like isoform X1, whose product MNHPAPVEICYDNMRFLITHNPTIAMLPKFTEELKSYGVTTLVRVCDATYDKALVENCGIRVLDLPYTDGAPPPDDLVDDWLNLLKTKFREEPGSCVAVHCVAGLGRAPVLVALALIECGMKNDEAVQFIRQKRRGAFNTKQLLFLGQYQPKTRNRSRSRFKDSTVHCCIQ is encoded by the coding sequence ATGAACCATCCAGCGCCAGTGGAGATCTGCTACGACAACATGCGTTTCCTGATAACTCACAATCCCACCATCGCTATGCTGCCAAAGTTCACAGAGGAACTGAAGAGCTACGGAGTAACAACCTTGGTCAGAGTTTGCGATGCCACCTACGATAAAGCTCTAGTGGAAAACTGTGGCATCCGCGTTCTAGACCTGCCCTACACAGACGGAGCCCCACCCCCTGATGACTTAGTGGATGATTGGCTGAACCTGTTAAAAACCAAATTTCGTGAGGAGCCAGGTTCCTGTGTGGCCGTGCACTGTGTGGCAGGGCTAGGAAGGGCTCCCGTGCTGGTGGCACTCGCTTTGATAGAATGTGGAATGAAGAATGACGAAGCAGTTCAATTTATCCGACAAAAACGAAGGGGCGCATTCAACACCAAACAGCTGCTTTTCTTGGGGCAGTACCAACCCAAGACACGGAACAGGTCACGGTCGCGCTTCAAGGATTCCACGGTGCACTGCTGCATTCAGTAG
- the LOC130888164 gene encoding protein tyrosine phosphatase type IVA 2-like isoform X3: MNHPAPVEICYDNMRFLITHNPTIAMLPKFTEDLPYTDGAPPPDDLVDDWLNLLKTKFREEPGSCVAVHCVAGLGRAPVLVALALIECGMKNDEAVQFIRQKRRGAFNTKQLLFLGQYQPKTRNRSRSRFKDSTVHCCIQ; this comes from the exons ATGAACCATCCAGCGCCAGTGGAGATCTGCTACGACAACATGCGTTTCCTGATAACTCACAATCCCACCATCGCTATGCTGCCAAAGTTCACAGA AGACCTGCCCTACACAGACGGAGCCCCACCCCCTGATGACTTAGTGGATGATTGGCTGAACCTGTTAAAAACCAAATTTCGTGAGGAGCCAGGTTCCTGTGTGGCCGTGCACTGTGTGGCAGGGCTAGGAAGGGCTCCCGTGCTGGTGGCACTCGCTTTGATAGAATGTGGAATGAAGAATGACGAAGCAGTTCAATTTATCCGACAAAAACGAAGGGGCGCATTCAACACCAAACAGCTGCTTTTCTTGGGGCAGTACCAACCCAAGACACGGAACAGGTCACGGTCGCGCTTCAAGGATTCCACGGTGCACTGCTGCATTCAGTAG
- the LOC130888164 gene encoding protein tyrosine phosphatase type IVA 2-like isoform X2 encodes MNHPAPVEICYDNMRFLITHNPTIAMLPKFTEELKSYGVTTLVRVCDATYDKALVENCGIRVLDLPYTDGAPPPDDLVDDWLNLLKTKFREEPGSCVAVHCVAGLGRKRRGAFNTKQLLFLGQYQPKTRNRSRSRFKDSTVHCCIQ; translated from the exons ATGAACCATCCAGCGCCAGTGGAGATCTGCTACGACAACATGCGTTTCCTGATAACTCACAATCCCACCATCGCTATGCTGCCAAAGTTCACAGAGGAACTGAAGAGCTACGGAGTAACAACCTTGGTCAGAGTTTGCGATGCCACCTACGATAAAGCTCTAGTGGAAAACTGTGGCATCCGCGTTCTAGACCTGCCCTACACAGACGGAGCCCCACCCCCTGATGACTTAGTGGATGATTGGCTGAACCTGTTAAAAACCAAATTTCGTGAGGAGCCAGGTTCCTGTGTGGCCGTGCACTGTGTGGCAGGGCTAGGAAG AAAACGAAGGGGCGCATTCAACACCAAACAGCTGCTTTTCTTGGGGCAGTACCAACCCAAGACACGGAACAGGTCACGGTCGCGCTTCAAGGATTCCACGGTGCACTGCTGCATTCAGTAG